The following proteins come from a genomic window of Amaranthus tricolor cultivar Red isolate AtriRed21 chromosome 14, ASM2621246v1, whole genome shotgun sequence:
- the LOC130799910 gene encoding amino acid transporter AVT1I-like — protein sequence MELEANNQSSSEGNTSFFKTLFNGLNAIIGVGMLSMPYALASGGWLTLILLVAISSASFYAGILTKRCMDMNPNKIKTYAQIGEYAYGKIGKNIVSTVLFADIYLVLTGYLILEGDNLHNLYPNINIHLHGINIGGKESFVMIIALIVLPTIWLEDLRILAYISTTGVLSGFVILVSVFWVGCFGGLGFKNEDEVLNWKGIPMAMSLYMFSFSANPVFPVLYSSMQNKHHFSKVLLIGFICATLCYTSMAIMGYLMFGSTIQSQITLNLPTHKLSSKIAIYTAWITPLSKFALMMEPIASTAETWFPKYQKNTSRSFKILLRTTLLVTQVIVAIIIPFFGSLMSLVGALLSATASITVPCLCYLKISKNNGKLIEKMFIWVIVVFSVVIVIIGTYTSLRSIIRDTIRHHSH from the exons ATGGAATTAGAGGCAAACAACCAATCTTCAAGTGAAGGCAACActtcattcttcaaaacatTATTCAATGGTCTCAATGCAATCATAG GAGTTGGAATGTTATCTATGCCATATGCCCTAGCATCAGGAGGATGGTTAACCTTAATTTTACTTGTAGCAATCTCTAGTGCATCATTCTATGCAGGTATACTAACCAAAAGATGCATGGACATGAACCCTAATAAGATCAAAACATATGCACAAATTGGAGAATATGCATATGgaaaaataggaaaaaataTTGTATCAACAGTTTTATTTGCGGACATATATCTCGTCTTAACGGGTTATTTAATCTTAGAAGGGGATAACCTACATAATCTGTATCCGAATATTAATATTCATTTACATGGAATTAATATTGGTGGAAAAGAAAGTTTTGTGATGATTATTGCACTGATTGTTTTACCAACAATTTGGTTAGAAGATTTGAGGATTCTTGCTTATATATCTACTACAGGAGTATTATCTGGGTTTGTGATTCTTGTATCAGTTTTTTGGGTTGGATGTTTTGGTGGATTAGGGtttaaaaatgaagatgaagtttTGAATTGGAAAGGGATTCCTATGGCTATGAGTTTGTACATGTTCTCTTTTAGTGCCAATCCTGTTTTTCCTGTTTTATACTCTTCTATGCAAAACAAGCATCATTTCTCCAAG GTTTTACTAATTGGTTTCATATGTGCTACCCTATGCTACACATCAATGGCTATAATGGGATACCTAATGTTTGGTTCAACAATACAATCCCAAATAACATTAAACCTTCCAACACATAAACTAAGTTCAAAAATAGCCATATATACAGCATGGATAACTCCACTATCAAAATTTGCATTAATGATGGAACCTATTGCATCAACAGCTGAGACTTGGTTtccaaaatatcaaaaaaatactTCTAGAAGCTTCAAGATTTTATTAAGAACTACCTTACTTGTTACACAAGTTATTGTAGCAATTATAATTCCTTTTTTTGGAAGTCTTATGTCATTGGTTGGAGCTTTGTTGAGTGCTACAGCTTCAATTACTGTTCCATGTTTGTGTTATTTAAAGATTTCTAAGAATAATGGGAAGTTAATTGAAAAGATGTTTATTTGGGTAATTGTAGTTTTTAGTGTAGTGATTGTGATTATTGGTACTTATACATCTTTGAGAAGTATAATTAGGGATACTATTAGACATCATAGTCACTAG
- the LOC130799775 gene encoding LOB domain-containing protein 16-like: protein MAAGAGSPCGACKFLRRKCAIDCIFAPYFCSEQGPARFAAIHKVFGASNVSKLLLHLPVHDRCEAVVTIAYEAQARIRDPVYGCVSHIFALQQQVAYLQAQLIQVKAQLANNLLDNRSIANQWTTTTVTSGNNNTYPGLHKGVFQTQICPTTRPTNNNNNNNNNNNNNNNNNNNSYINNSISSPQSSLDSIDQQNMSQDHHGMMVMAMQDYGRVIQPKSEGFIGKKRSHDDMDELEELAFRMMRS from the exons ATGGCAGCAGGGGCAGGATCTCCTTGCGGAGCATGCAAGTTCCTAAGGCGAAAATGCGCAATCGATTGTATTTTCGCCCCGTACTTTTGCTCCGAGCAAGGACCGGCCCGTTTTGCTGCTATACACAAAGTGTTTGGAGCGAGTAATGTGTCTAAACTTTTGTTACATCTTCCCGTTCATGACCGTTGTGAGGCTGTTGTTACTATTGCTTATGAAGCCCAAGCCCGGATCCGTGACCCGGTTTATGGATGTGTTTCTCATATCTTTGCCTTGCAACAACAG GTGGCATATTTACAAGCACAATTGATACAAGTGAAGGCTCAATTAGCCAACAATTTACTAGATAACAGGAGCATAGCAAATCAATGGACCACAACAACAGTAACATCAGGGAATAATAACACTTATCCTGGCCTTCACAAGGGAGTTTTTCAGACTCAAATTTGTCCAACTACAAgaccaactaataataataataataataataataataataataataataataataataataataatagttacaTAAATAATTCAATATCATCACCTCAAAGTTCACTTGACTCAATTGACCAACAAAATATGAGTCAAGATCATCATGGAATGATGGTAATGGCAATGCAAGACTATGGTAGAGTAATTCAACCCAAATCCGAGGGCTTTATCGGAAAGAAAAGGTCACACGACGATATGGATGAACTTGAAGAACTTGCCTTCAGAATGATGAGAAGTTAA